The window AAGttcaaaattaagaaaacatcttcattcATTTGTGCAGCAAACACATGTGCAGCATCCAGCAACTGCGCTACATATACACAAAACAccaccaaatacacaaacaagatgcaaataaaaaaacgctgaaaaaagaaaagcacgcAAACCCCGAAAAAAGAAGCAGtgcacaaagaaaaacaacttcattcatttgacaacacatgcgcagcattcagcaaacgcgctgcatacacacacaacacaaccaaatgcATGCACACGATGCAAATAAAAAAcgatgcaaaaataaaaacacacaaaccacgaaaacaaatgcaacaaaaaaacgctgcatccagattacacaacggaagttctTCAGGCCTCCAGAGGGGCagctaagtggaacagctggaTTTTTGACCCCATGGaacgagaaagagagagtgcgAGCACGTGAGAGGTTTGTTTGGAAATGGGACCAAAAGGGAAGATAGCGGCGACATAACAAGGTTAATATTCATCTTAACATTTGGCCGCAAACAAACCTCTCATCTACTCGCTCTCTTTCTTTTGTTCCGTGGGGTCAAAAATCCAGCTGTTCCCCTTAGCTGCCccctctagaggcctggagaacttccgttgtgtaatctggatgcagcgttgttttattgcatttgtttttgtgtgcttttcattttgcatCGTTTTTTATTTGCATCGTGTTTAGgtatttggttgtgtgtatatctatatatctatatgtatatgtgttgtcaaattaatgaagttgttttcttaatttgcttgtgttttgtctattttgcatgtgttttctgaagttgcagggcgtttgcccctgtcggccactgTAGTAAAGACACCTGAAAGGTACATCCAGGAAACGGGAAAGATTTCCACCTACAAAGCTTCAACAGTTAGTGCGCTCAGTTTCCGAACGGTTATTGAGTGTTGTTACAAGGAAAGGTGATGTAACACAGTAGTAAACACGCCCCTGTCCCAGCTTTTTTAGAATGCgttgcaggcatcaaattcaaagGGAGTGAacgtttgcaaaaaaacaatgaagttCATCAGTTTGAATATATAACTTGTCTTTGTTGTGTATCCATTTGAACATAGGTTAAAAAGGATTTGCAAAACATTGTAGACTGTTTTCATTTACGTTTTACACAACGTCCCAACTTCTATGTGCAGTAGAGGCATCCAAGATGGCACTTCTGCTGTGGGCCATCAAGAACAGAGTCTACCAGTGAATGCAACATAGGGATGTGATTGTGAGTTAGGTGTCCTTGTCCTGCCATGACGTTCCAGAACAACAGGGGGGACAGATCCTGTGTTctcgttttttgttgtttgtgtgcctCTCTCAGTGATTGTTGGCAAACAGCATGGCGGTCAGTCAGATCCACTGTTGACCAACAGGACATAGCTCTTATCTTGTTGTCAGTCAACAGAACAGGTCTCTGGGTTTCTGTGCAGATTCAAGTGATCTGGCCAAAGGTCAAATGACAATTATTTTGTACTAATAAATTAAATCATggatatttttaagttttttttttaattttgagacAGAAAATGTAAGCCAAATGGCATAGCAAAGCAATATTAAACACTGCATCACATGGATCAATGTGAATAGAAAAAGTTATAAAGTTGTAAATGTGAATCCAATGTGCCATTGATAGAGCGTTCAGCTCAACTTGTTAGTTGATTGGTTCAGATGTGAAAACAATTGTCAATTGTCAGTGATCATTGATCATGGTAATCTGCTTGCTGTGTTAAGAATGGGCATGATAGAAAGACTTTTTGATCTGAGTATTTGCATAGCATTGAACTCTACAttatctaacctgtctgtcaTTGAGGGTCCATTGAACCTGGTTAGTCCATGTAACATGTGGGTCAGCACATTTAGACTGAGTATATAAACTGTTTGTTTCTGTGACTATTGTGTCAGTCCAGAGGAAACCCACTAAGCTCCTCAGTCATGCTGCGTCCATTGTTCCTCAGCTTTCTCCTGGCATGTGCAGTGTCTCTTAGCAGCTCTGCCGTTTTTCTAGAAAATGGCATGCCCATTCTGTGGGCCCAAACTGCCGGACAAGTGACTGACCTGCCGACACAGAATGGCATCCTGACCCCCGACCCATGGAACTTCCTTCACCGCATGAGTCTTTACCGTCTGATGATAGCTGCAACAGACCCTTATATGGGATCAATGGGGACCAATGCCACAGACAGTCCGCTGTGGGGACTGCCACTGCAGTTTGGATGGATGCGGAACTCAGgtataggaaaaaaacaaatctttttttgaaaaaaatgtaatagtcTGTTTCCTTCACCGTCTCACACATAAAATGAACACATAACCAACTTTTACTGTGAGTCCCAGAGTCGCTGAGTCCTAATCTGAGAGATCATAGTAACATAACACCACCAGCTACTAAAGAATCTACACACAAACTGATGCTGGTATTTACAATGTGTTGTAGGGCGTCTCGCTGACCCAACCGGTGCTACCACTTGCGGCCTGCAAACAGGAGATACTATGTGTGTTTCTACTCAGAGCTGGTGGGGCTGTAAGTAtgacgcacaaacacacacacacacgttgaaaactaaaacacaaaacTTCTTCTGTCTTCTCCAGGTGTGACCTACTTTGTCTCTGTACTGCCCTTCCTGTCTGCTGTAAAGCAGGGCTTCATGGGAGCAGGAGTTCAGGTACTTGTACAGCTAGTCATCTCAAATTGAAGGTGAGACTAttgaaaacaagacaaagagTCTACAGCTACACTATGCTATGCAATTCTATCAGGTTCAGATGCAGATACCTGAAGGTGTACAGGACTATTGCACCACATATGAAAGCTGTGCAGCTAGCTACCCCGATGCCATGTCTAAGTGGGATGCCTTTTTCCAGGTACatgagttacacacacacacactcacacacacacacacacacacacacacacacacacacaaacacacccaatACAGCAATCCACTCTAGTGAACACTGTTTTCATAGATTGATGATAATCTGTCCCCATGTGTGTTAAAGGGCCTCAAGGCTGCAGCTGAGTCTCCTCTCcctgaaaatgagaagaaagACTCTCTCCTTGGTCTCTTCTGGGCGGCTGAAATGGCTTCAACCTATGCCTCTGCTGCATGCAACTCAAggtaatctatctatctatctatctatctatctatctatctatctatctatctatctatctatctatctatctatctatctatctagctagcaagctagctagctagctatcgtTATGTGTCGTTAGTGTAATCCGtacaaaacatgaaaagtaaaaaatacattgtggATACATTTACAAACTCATGGACACTCAAATAAAATGGTGAGCAGTATATAGCGTGCTAGGCCTATACATATATGCTAAAATAAGATAACACACTGTTTCTCCATTCggggcttagcaccgcccaagacatttgtgaatggtttaaagaaatacaaacaacccagagcatgttttttgcCTATCCCAGAATGATAAAACAGTGTAGACAGACTATAATCCAGCATTGAAATAGCACTGTGGAGATAAGTCTGGCTATGCAAGACTACTTCATATCTGACAGAGAGATATTAGAGTGGTATCATTTTTcgcatctaactcttggcaacaAAACGAATAAGCTGTATCCCACTCttgttctctcctctccttcaggCAGAGCCACTACTCCTCTTCAGAggtttcatttcaaaatagcTGGCTGAACTCAGCTGAGTACGTCGCTGCTGCACACTTCCAATCCAATTTGCAAAATTCTGCATTGTTCATATCCCCTCTCCCAAGTCGTATTTTACAGGTACGTAACTAGAACTgcatacattacacacatacacaatagtCATTTCTAAACCACATTTTTTACAACTTGTGTATTTATCTAATTTTTGTTCTGTCTGTCATCTAGGTGAACGACAATGCGCCAAACATAGCTGATCTGAGTTCGGAGGAGAACCACACACTGTATGTCTTCTCCTGGATGGACAGTGTCAACAGTCTGCTTGgtagggcacacacacacacacagacacacacacataaacatatatTGTAGTAAAGCTTTTTATGTATTGAATTATTGAGCTGATCATGTCATCTACCAGGTGGGACACTGGTGCGTATGTGGAGAAGTGCCATGTGTTCAGTGAACACAAGAGAGAAAGGCAGACAGATGCTGGAGCAGCTCCTACTGGATCCCACCTTTGCCACACAAACTTTCCTCTCCATCATCACTGGAATGACTTCGAGCTGTTAAAACAAATTTAGTGACACAGACCAAATTACAGAGATAACAACTCTAATTGCAAAATTGTAGtcaatttgttttacagtagGCAAACTTTTGTAGTATTCAGAGGGAGGGATGACTAAGAGAAGAGActtgcaaaacaaaaagacataaGTGATATTTCTTTGAAAGTAAATGATGCCAATATTCAGAAAGTGTAGATCAACAGGAATTCCAGATTACAATTTAAAAGCGGGTAGACCTCTGTATGTCTCTGTTCTTGTCAGTCTTTAATGAGTATGCGTGGCCCAATAAAGTATCAACAAACCCTAACTTCACTGtcaatattgtactttttttgaaGATTGGGTTTTGCACTTGATAATAATCCAAGAGTTATATAATATaggtacactaccggtcaaaagtttggggtcacttcgaaatttccattgcactccattatagacagaataccagttgagatcagttgcattgcttttttaaccagcgcagcagttttcatattacgttatgtgcttacataattgcaaaagggttctccatgTTTCTcggttagtttttttaaaataatatcagattagtgaacagaatgagcctttggaacattggatgaatgatTGCTGATAATatgcaatgtagatattgcattaaagatcagccccccactcagatcagctggtattctgtctataatggagtggaatggaaatttgtaagtggccccatacttttgactggtagtgtataTAATTCAGACAGAGTCCAACCGGAGCTGTACGACAGTCCAAAAGCGCTTCCTAGTGGATATTTGATTGTAGTGCTAACCTATCACGAATTGTCAAAGGGCAAAGCACAAACCATGTAACATTTTCAGTAATGCGATGAAAaggatatttaaaataaaatctacAATACAATCAAATTAGATGTATTCTGagaaaaatgttaataaaatatatgaaggTTACACATACAGGTTGAGTAAGACTGCTTGTAGCCTCTTGTAATGTTTCTTCTGTATCCCTGGAGAGAACATCCGAGATGTTGCCAGACAAACTGATAGGCAGTCATATCTTTGGGAAGAACGGTGGCTTATCTGACTATTAGATTAAAATGGATTTATATCATACACAGCCATCTTGGCTAGCGTCATAAAAACACTCAATGTCTTTTTTCAGTTTGGATACACACAGCATTAGGGTTTCCTGGTAATGGATTATCGAAAGAACTCAGAAACACTCAAAATAGTATTCCTGTAAATATATTTAGCAAGATATGCGCTGAAGATGTGTGGAAAATTTGGTAGATGACATGCAAAGAAACAAGACTGATGGAAAAGTCTTTATTTCAacacaaaacatgacatttacttcaacaaaatacaacacacatgTTGAATCACTGTAGGTGGATGGCAAGAATGACAtccaagacatttttaaaaggaagacacaaaggGTCATTAAACCCGCCAtggaaaaacacaataaaacctTCTGCATATTATTAacatcatgtactgtatgcttgCTCATGATTGTCTGTGGAAAAGCAATATCAAATACAAActcatagttaaaaaaaaatcacaaatgcaGATTGTGATATCCTGTGAAGGTTTGCACAGATGTGTACTTAACGCGCcttttctgtttagttttgaCATTCTTGGTGGTTCTTACTATTCATTATCAACCATGTTTTTAGAGCATTTAGATTAGTGctaacaaaacataaattacATTGATGGAGCTTCGAAGATGTGACGTGAAACCAATTTAACTTTTCAACcttaatcccaaccggtcgtcagacaccgcctcccaagagcctgggtctgaccgaggtttctgcctaaaaggaagtttttcctcgccactgtcgcactgttgcttgctctggaggaaaaaactggaactgttgggtccttgtggattctggagtgtggtctagacctgctctatctgtgaagtgtcttgagataactcttgttgtgatttgatactataaataaaattgaattgaattgaattgaaccttACTCCTGTGGTAATACAAATCCAGAATGTCCAGAATATATTCTGGTTAACTGCATAAAAGAACTGTAATACAGTcttctatcttgaatataaaCTGCGCCAGCTTCCAGACAGGACTCACCAGTAAATAGCCTACTGCTTCCTTAGGACATGTATATGATTCACCACACACTGCCTGTTCAAATGAGTCCTAGATCAGGGTTTGATAATACACACATTGCCCTGGTTAATTtacagcagtggttcccaaacggTAGGGTGGAGTCCTCTGGAGGGGCACAGAGGTATTGCAGGGAGCGAACATTACATGTGTGGAAAAATGTAAGGGGAAACCACAAAAGGTGAATAAACCAGCCTACTATTTTTGAAATATCCAACACATCAACTGTTATTGTAATAGGCATGAGGGACATTTGTCCACATGCTGAAGCGACGTACCGTAGCATGGGGCATGTGTAAGGACAATATTCTGTACCCAAAAAGTTGGAAGTAcctttcttaaaaacaaaaaaataaacccatGTAAGCATAAATATTGATAATCTTGATCTTGAGTTGAGAGTTACTGTAATACATTAGAAcctttgtgtcttttgtgtgtcaGTTTAGACGAtatataattttcatttttaacaacaCCAGAAATTAGTGAGACAATTCTAGAAAATGCACTTTGTgtttatattaatgttaatttcAATGTATTCAGCTCCttttgttactagttactagtaTTGTTAGAAGTTGATAAAAATGGGTTTGGGTGGNNNNNNNNNNAGAGGGGCCAGTATTTTTTTCTGGCTTCCACAACAGagaaagtttgggaaccactgatctacaGTAACAATGATCTCCTTAACAGTAACCTTGGACcattacaataataaataaatgatgacaTTCTATGTAAAGAAATGTTAGAATTTTTTATAAAGTGTTGAATTGAGCACCATGGTATCCTAGTAACTGCAAGGATACAAAAAACAGACGTGAATTAGAAATGTCACCACACTCCAACAGTAAGGATGGTTGAGGCGGTTTTGTTGCCCCCGTTGACTCTTAGCGCAGATATAAATTTCACcaagtttgacaaaaacatgTGAAAGATGGCATAACTATCACTGAGTCTGTCCAGATGCAAAAAAGGAATGTCACTGTAAAGTCTAAACACAGAAGAGGAGTGGAGCTGGGAGGacacatttaaacaaacatCAGTCAAAACCGCAAGGAAGCAAGTGAAAGAGCCTCAGCAGAAGGTCTGAGACGAACGTCTTCCAAATCACACTCACAAGAATTCAGGGGGAAACATCTACGGTTTGTTTAAAATGAGTATTTCACGTACACATTACTACACAGTATTTGCCGTTATTAATCTTGCTTTGGCTTCTGGCCGTCTGCTGAGTGGTGAGGTAGAGAAATTACTGAACGGCAGACCAGCTGTTAGCTGACTTGTGGTCGGGATTGCATGTCCATGCCGTTTGGAGCGTTGCTCGGCTACATGAGAGGTCAAAGGTCTTTGCGCCTCACACAGGAAACTTTGAGCCTGCTAATGcactggaga of the Etheostoma spectabile isolate EspeVRDwgs_2016 chromosome 18, UIUC_Espe_1.0, whole genome shotgun sequence genome contains:
- the leg1.1 gene encoding liver-enriched gene 1, tandem duplicate 1, whose protein sequence is MLRPLFLSFLLACAVSLSSSAVFLENGMPILWAQTAGQVTDLPTQNGILTPDPWNFLHRMSLYRLMIAATDPYMGSMGTNATDSPLWGLPLQFGWMRNSGRLADPTGATTCGLQTGDTMCVSTQSWWGCVTYFVSVLPFLSAVKQGFMGAGVQVQMQIPEGVQDYCTTYESCAASYPDAMSKWDAFFQGLKAAAESPLPENEKKDSLLGLFWAAEMASTYASAACNSRQSHYSSSEVSFQNSWLNSAEYVAAAHFQSNLQNSALFISPLPSRILQVNDNAPNIADLSSEENHTLYVFSWMDSVNSLLGGTLVRMWRSAMCSVNTREKGRQMLEQLLLDPTFATQTFLSIITGMTSSC